One region of Salvelinus namaycush isolate Seneca chromosome 3, SaNama_1.0, whole genome shotgun sequence genomic DNA includes:
- the LOC120031974 gene encoding serine/threonine-protein phosphatase 2A catalytic subunit alpha isoform-like, with the protein MDEKCFTKEIDLWIEQVTECKQLSESQVKTLCEKAKEILTKESNVQEVRCPVTVCGDVHGQFHDLMELFRIGGKSPDTNYLFMGDYVDRGYYSVETVTLLVALKVRYRERITILRGNHESRQITQVYGFYDECLRKYGNANVWKYFTDLFDYLPLTALVDTQIFCLHGGLSPSIDTLDHIRALDRLQEVPHEGPMCDLLWSDPDDRGGWGISPRGAGYTFGQDISETFNHANRLTLVSRAHQLVMEGYNWCHERNVVTIFSAPNYCYRCGNQAAIMELDDTLKYSFLQFDPAPRRGEPHVTRRTPDYFL; encoded by the exons ATGGATGAGAAGTGTTTTACGAAGGAGATCGACCTATGGATCGAACAAGTCACCGAATGCAAACAGCTGTCGGAGAGCCAAGTCAAAACTCTGTGCGAAAAG GCGAAGGAGATTCTGACCAAGGAGTCCAATGTGCAGGAGGTCCGATGTCCAGTCACAGTATGTGGAGATGTCCACGGCCAGTTCCACGACCTAATGGAGCTCTTCAGAATTGGAGGGAAGTCTCCAGACACAAACTACCTGTTCATGGGAGACTACGTGGACCGAGGCTACTACTCTGTAGAAACCGTCACGCTACTTGTAGCACTTAAG GTTCGGTACCGTGAACGCATCACAATCCTTCGGGGGAACCACGAAAGCAGACAGATCACACAAGTGTACGGCTTCTATGACGAGTGCCTAAGGAAGTATGGCAATGCAAACGTATGGAAATACTTCACAGACCTCTTCGATTACCTTCCCCTCACTGCCTTGGTAGATACTCAG ATATTCTGTCTTCACGGGGGCCTGTCACCGTCCATAGACACGTTGGATCACATCCGAGCGCTGGACCGATTGCAGGAAGTTCCACACGAG GGCCCCATGTGTGACCTGCTGTGGTCAGACCCAGATGACCGTGGGGGTTGGGGCATCTCCCCCAGGGGGGCTGGCTACACCTTTGGCCAGGACATATCTGAGACATTCAACCATGCCAACCGCCTTACTCTGGTGTCCAGAGCTCATCAGCTGGTTATGGAG GGTTATAACTGGTGCCACGAGCGAAACGTGGTAACAATATTCAGTGCACCAAATTACTGTTACCGTTGTGGTAACCAGGCAGCTATCATGGAACTCGACGACACCCTGAAATACTCCTT CCTGCAGTTTGACCCGGCGCCTCGTAGAGGGGAACCTCATGTCACCCGTCGCACCCCAGACTACTTCCTGTAA